A segment of the uncultured Desulfobulbus sp. genome:
CGCCAAGGACGATGCAGCCGGTCTCGCCATTTCCGACCGGATGACCTCTCAGATCCGCGGTCTGAATCAGGCGGTGCGTAACTCGAACGACGGTATTTCCCTGGCGCAGACCGCAGAAGGCGCGCTCCAGGAATCGACCAACATCCTCCAACGTATGCGTGAGTTGGCCGTCCAGTCCGCCAACGACACCAACAGCGCTTCCGACCGCTCCTCTCTGCAGGCAGAGGTCAACCAGCTCAAGCAGGAGCTGACCCGTATCGCTGAAACCACCACCTTCAACGGCAAGAACCTGTTGGATGGTACACTGACCTCTGCCCAGTTCCAGGTTGGTGCCAATGCCAATGAAACCATTTCCTTTAGCATTAATTCTGCCAAGTCCACTGATCTCGGGAACAACGCCCTGGAGTCGGTAAACACGACCTATGGTACTGAGGTTGCCACCTACGTAAAAACCGCCAGTGCTGCGGGTACCGAAATGGGTGAAGTAATTACTGGTGCAGCGACGAATGGTGTCACCGGTGAGACTATCACGATTAAAGATGCTGCTGGAACTGCTAATCAATCCTTCACCATCACGGCCAACATGGAGGCAGACGCAATTGCGTCCGGTCTTGATGGCCTCACCGGTGTTTCTGCAACGGCCACGAATCAGATTGAAATCGTCGGAACAACGGATGGCGGTGTTGGTACTTTAGCAATTGATAGCAACGGTACTGCAGTAACTGTAGCCGCTGGCGTAGACTTAACAGATGCCAGCGCCTTGCTTACAGCCATTACCGGGCATGCGAACTATGCCACATCAGGTTTCACCGCAGCCCTTAACGATGATGGAACCGGGGTTGTTTTAACAAACACCACAGGCAAAGACTTCACTGTAACTTCCAACGATGCGGGCGATTCGGTAACCGTTACCTCAATTAGCGGTGACTCTGCTGCGGTCAGCAATACCAACGCCACAGCTTCCGGTCGTGTCGACGTTGAACTCGATCCAAGCTACACTCTCGAGTCTTCACTTGCAACAGCTGCTGGCTACTTCGCCGACGGCGCAGCCAACACGGCTGTAACCACCGCCAAAGCAGGTCTTTCCGACACCACCGGCGGCAACAACACCGGCGCCCAAACCCTAACCATCGTTGGTCCGGAAGGCTCGGCTGCCGTTTCGGTTGCAGCCCAGAGCAGCGCCAATGCCATTGCAGGCCTGGTGAATGCCGAGTCTGTGACAACCGGTGTAACCGCAGAGGCGACGACCAAAGCGACCATCAGCGACTTGAGCGCCGACGGTTCCGTCAGCTTTACCCTGCAGGGAACCAACGATACCGCTGTTAATATCAATGCCACCGTCACCACCAGCAACCTTTCCTCGCTGGCCCAGGCTATCAATGACCAGGCAGGCAATACCGGTATTACCGCCACCCTTTCGGGTGACAACAAAAGTATCGAGTTGACCCAGTCTGAAGGTCATGACATCCAGATCGGTGACTTTACGCATAGTGCCGCCGGTGTCGCCGGCACCACTGCGACCGTCAACATTTCCGGTAATGAGGGAACGGCAACGGTCCTGACCGATGTTGCCGGTGCCGATACTACCGCGGAAGCCGCAGCCAATGCAGCCAACAACGACTCCACCGTCGTTGGTGGTCAGGTTTCCTTCTCCAGCTCCGGAAACTTCAACATTGCAAGTAACGTCACCGATGCCCAGGGATCTCTGTTTGACAAGACCGTTGCCGGCCAAGCCAACACCAGTACCCTGAGCTCGATCAACGAGGTGGATATCACCACTGTTGAAGGCGCAGCCGATGCAATCAAAGCCATTGACGGCGCCCTGATGCAGGTTGACAACATGCGCGGCGAGCTTGGTGCGGTCCAGAACCGTTTCGAGTCCACCATCTCCAACCTGAGCAACGTTTCCGAGAACCTCTCCTCGGCCCGCTCCCGTATCCTCGATGCGGACATTGCCCAGGAAACCTCCAACATGACCAAGCAGAACATCCTGGCCCAGGCCGGTGTCTCCATCCTGGCCCAGGCCAACCAGAGCCCGCAGCTGGCCCTGAGTCTGCTCGGATAATCTCCCTCTTCCCTGAAGGGACCGATGCCGGTCCCTTCAGGCTTCTGATATTTTTTCTCCATTACACGGAGGTAAGCAGATGAATATCGAGGCAGTCGGCAGCAATATCGCCAGTCCACCCCGCACTAGCGAGGCAAGCCAGCAGGTGGAGAACAAACGTCAGGCCAGCCAGGAAACCACCCCAAGCTCCTCGGAAGAGGAAAGCCAGGTCCAATCCGAGGAACTCCTTGATCAGATCAAGGCCCTGACGGAGGATGGTCTGTACAGCGTTCGCTTTGAACAGGAATCCGGCATCGACGATTTAGTGGTAAAGGTCGTGGACCGGGAAACCGATGAAGTGATACGGCAGATACCACCCGAAGAATTACTCAAACTCACGCAAAAACTGAAGGCACTGGCAGGAAATCTCATTGACACGATGAGTTAGCCGCTAGCCGAGGAGGACCCAGCCATGACGATTCAATTTGGCGGACTTGCAACAGGATTGGACACCAGCACCATCATCGAACAGCTGATGGAAATCGAGCGTGCACCGGTCACTCGCCTGGAAGCGGATCAGACCTGGCTGAACAATCGTCTGGAAGCCTTTCAGGAACTGGACACGCGCTTAAAGTCCTTCTCCGACAAGATCAAGGACCTCAACTACTCCTCCACCTTGCTCAAGCGTTCGGTCAAGCAGAGCTCGGAAGAGTTTGTCTCTGCCTCGGCCAACAGCAAGGCCATCACCGGCGCCAGCTACCAGGTGGAAGTCGTCTCCGTGGCCCAGGTGCAAAAGTCGGTTTCCGAAGACGGGTATGCCGACAAGGACACCGCTCGCTTTGGCACCGGCTCGCTGAGTTTTACCGTGGGCGGGAGTAGCCGCTCCATAACCTTAACCGACGATAACAACTCGCTCGAGGGTTTGGCCAGCGCCATCAATGAAGCAGATATCGGCATCTCGGCGGCCATCATCAATACCGGAGATGCGGCCAATCCCTACCGGCTTTCCCTCACCGGCACAGATGTGGCCACGGAATTCTCCATGGATACCAGCGGCCTGAACGGCAACGAAGCCCTCTCCATCGGCACCCCGGTACAGGAGACAAGCAAGGCCCTTATACGTGTGGACACGGTCGAGATCACCAGCGACTCCAACACCCTGACCGAGGCTATCCCGGGTATGACCTTGGATCTGCTCAAGGCGGAAGAGGGAACCACCACCACCTTGAACGTCAGTGTGGACAAGGAAAACATTAAAACCGCCATCGCCGCCTTTGCCGAAGGATACAATGAGGTGATCAGCTTCATCACCGAACAGTCCGCCTTTAATGGCTCTGAAGGTGGGGTCTTGGGTGGGGATGCCAGCATAAATGCGGTCAAACGGCAGCTGCAGAACCTGCTCACGGAAACAACGACCAACTCGGGCATTTTCAAGACCATGTCCCAACTTGGTTTTGAAACGCAGAAGGACGGCACGCTCGTGGTCAATGAGACGACCTTGAACAGTGCGATCAACAACAACCTCGACGATGTGGCCACACTGCTGGCCGGCGAGACCGGGGTGACAGGAATTGCGACCAAGTTCAAGAATTATCTCTACGATACGACCAATTCCGGTACCGGGCTGTACAAGATCAAAAAAGACAGCATTACGAGCAATCTCAATAAAATAGACACCAGTATTACCAAAACCGAGGCACGGCTGGAAATGCGGCAGAAGATGCTGGAAGCCCAGTTCAGCGCCATGGAAACCCTGGTTAGCGGTCTTAACTCTCAATCAACCTACCTGACTCAGCAGATGGAAAACCTGAGCAAGATGATGAGCGGGGGGAACTAATGAACGGATATGTGAATCAATACCTGACCAACACGGTCAACTCGGCTTCGCCGGAGCAACTGATGCTGATGCTCTATGATGGCGCCATCAGATTCGTCTCACTCGGCATTCAGGCCATCGAAAACGGAATAATCGATAAACGGGCCTATTATATCAATAAAACATCCGCCATTATCTCCGAGTTCGCGGCCACCCTCGATCATTCGCACAACCCCAAGCTCGCCGAAGATCTTGACGCGCTGTACAGCTACATGCTCAACCGTCTGCTGGCGGCGAATTTGAAAAACGACACGGCACCACTGATTGAGGTCAAGAAAATGCTCTCAGACCTGCGGGCGACATGGGCGCAGGCCATCGATATCAACAAGCAGGAAATGCGGGAAGCGGCAGGCGTGGAGCCGGCGACTCCCGGCGTGCACTACAAACCCCTTGCGGCGGCCATGTAACATGAACACGACACTCATCGAACAATCCATCACCGACTATCGGGCCATTGCCGAACATCTCCGCATCATTGAACGGGCCATGCGGGGCCAGGACAGCAAAGCCATTCTTGCCCTGAGTCAGCAACTGCTGGACCTGCAGGAACAGGTCAAAACAAATGACGCCTCCATTATTGAGATGGTTGAGGCGAAACCTGAATTACGGCGCGAACCCCTGCTGATAGACTTGATCGATCTCATGCGCGGCATTCATCAACAGAACGAGCGGGTCACCTCGCAGTTACGATCAATCATGGTCATCCATCGAGAAGAGTTGATGAAGTTAAAAAAGGGCAACACGGTTCTCCAAGGCTACAGACCGGTGATGCAACGAACAGGAAAACGGATCTCCATAACCAACTGAGTGCAGGCAAGCAGACATCTTTTTCCTGTACGAGCAGAGCAAGCACCCTTCCTTCACCACGAAAAATTTCTTCCTTTCTGGGGAGGCTTATGGCAATCTAGAGTCATTATTGCAGCTTAACCCGAGGGAAGGTAATCACTTGTCATCACAATACAGTTTCTTATCTGAAATTAAGGAAGGCACCGCTCTCCGCGTGTCGATTGGACTGCAGGGAACCGCGGAAAAAGTTCGTTTCCCCTGTTTCTTCGCCACAAGCTCCCCTCCGGACTTCACCTTGAGATTTCCGTTGGATTCCCTGGAGTTTGCACAAATCGATCTCCAACGAGACTGCCTGCTCACGATCGACCTGCCGGATCAAACCTTGGCCGTTGCTGCAGAAATAAACGAACTTCTGCCGCCCTACCTGATACAATTCACCGCAAAAGAGATAGTAACCCACACGCAGGACCGGAAATTTTTTCGTGTGGACGCAACTGCCCGGGTCGCAGCATCCTCTCTTATCCCCGAAACCATGTCGCGCACAGGAGAGAGTTGGCGTCTGCTTGGCGATACCATCGATCTCAGCGGCAGCGGCTTGCTCTGCGCATTCAGTGATCCTCTGGAAAAAGGCTCCAAGGTACGGATTGAACTTACCCTGCCGTCTCAGGAGATGGACGTCATAAGGGCGCTAGGGCATGTAGTGCGTTGCAAAAAAATCGAAGAAGGCCTCTACCACACAGCCCTGCATTTTGACATGATCGACTCGGAAAGCCAGGACAAAATCATGGCCTGTTGTTTTGAACTGCAACGCCGCTACCTGCGGTTGCGTGTCAGCCTGCGGCAACCGGATGCCGGCCAATAAATAGACTTCCAAAAGTGACATCTTCGTAAAAAGTCACAAGCTGAGAAATCACGGTTAGCCAAATCAATACGTTAGAAGGCAAGAAACGTCGTTTTCGTGGCTTTTTACGAGAACGACAAAAGTAGAAACAATTGTTACCGTGGCACGAATAGTGGAACTTCTCAATAGAATCAAAGATCACGCTCCAACCGTGGTCGATATACCGGCGAACGACGGCGAAAACTATCGTTGCAAGGCGGTGTTGCTCAAAAAAGACGCCACCACCGTTGAGCTGGTGTTTCCGCCCAATTCATGGGAAGAAAATAACCTTTCCATTGGCGCACAGTGTCACCTGGCGGTCGAGCATGAGGGGCAAGCCATTAATCTCATCGCCCGGCTCGACCAGATCAGCGGCAACCGGCGGCTCCAACTGACACCGAGCGAACCGGTTTCGCCGGAAACTCTCCGCGAATATTTCCGCGTCATGATCAATATACCCATTGAGGCGAGCTATATTGCCGGACCGCGGGAAAAAAACGCAAAGACATGGAAAATGATCGGCACCACGATCGACCTCAGCGGAAGCGGGGTTCTGGCGGTCTTTGCCGAAAGACCGCAGACCCTGCATAACATTCAGTTGGTCATGACCATGCCCGAGGATGAGCCTTCCATCGTCTGCCTGGCTGATGTAGTGCGCACTTATCGACTTCGAAAAAACCGCTATCAGGTCGCCTTTCATTTTGAAGTGATTTCCAGCAAGACACGCGACCAGGTTATCTCCTGTTGCCTGCAGGAACAACGCAGACAACTGCGGGAAAACGTGCAAACCGAGTAAGATTTCCCCCACCCGACCAACCATTACCAACCGGAGGGCCTGTGGAAATATCCCCATTGATTCCGGAAATCAAAGCCCTCATCTCTTCGGGGCAGCTGGACAACCAGAGTCAGCGCCCTCTTTCTTCCTTCACCAACGGTCAAATACTGCAAGCCACGGTCGAGTCGCAGGAGGCTCCCGATCAATTCACACTCGCCCTGGCGGATCGGAAAATTCCGGTTGAAACATCAACCCCCCTGCAAACCGGCCAGACCATTTCGGTGAAAGTTACGGCCCAATCTCCGCAACTCCAGTTTCAGCTTGTTGACTTGCCGACAAGCGACCAACGTATCAGTACAAACCTCCATACCCTTGTCCGTCAGGGCGAGACCTTTTCCCAGTTGCCCCTTGTTGCCAATACAGCGCCTCAACTTTCCCAACTGAGCCCCTCCTCGCGCAACACCCTGGTGCAAATGCAGGCGGGCCTCACCGCTCCGGGTGGAACAAGCCAAAGTCAATCCCTTGTTGCCCACATTGCCTCCAATCTCCTGAGCCTAGCCACGAGAGGTGATATTTTTTCCTCCGCAGGCGAAACCTTGCTCTCTACCGGCCAACTTCTGCAGCAGCTCTCGCAGGCAGGGAATGTTCCCTCAAGCCTGCGCCAGTCTGCGGCCAACATGGCCACGGCTTTCCTTGGAGAAAAAGGCCCGCCCGAAACGGCCCCCCCAAAAACCGGTGCCAATGCTGCAGCTGTTTCAGCCAGCCTGACCGACAAAACTCTCCTCTCCTCTGACCTGAGACAGCAAATCAGTTTATTGCCTACCTCGCTGCAATCTTTGCTGCAACCACTTGCGCAACAATTTGACCAGGGGGCATGGGGAAACGACAATCGGCTCCTGGGACAGTTGCTCACAGTTCTGGTCCAGGTTGGCCTCCAGACCGAACCAACCGCACTCTCTGGCCTTGACGGACCTCACCTGCAAAAAGTTCTCAACAATTTAGGGTTGAATCTCGAGCAGTCGTTCGCCCATGGAAAGGTAGAGGATGCCGCTGGCACACTGAAATTTGCTCTTTTGGAGTTAGCCAATCTCTCGTCTACCTCCGAATCGCAACTCCAGAAGATTGACGAGCTGTTGAACTCCTTGCAATTTTCGCAACTGATGCAGATGCGACTTTCTCCGGAATCCCTTTTTTTCCTCCCCCTCCCCTTTCCGTTCCTGGAGTCTGGATTTCTCCTGATACCGAAAGAGAAAGGACGTGACGGGGACGCTGCAAAAAATAAAAACAAACAGATGCAGGAAAACGATATCAGCATGCATCTGCAACTCGAGGGGTTGGGCAACCTGCACATTACCATTCGCCAGGACAAGGACCAGATTGCCCTCACCTTTTACACCCAGGATGCCGAGCGGGCAAAATTCATGGGGGAATACCGGGAAGAACTCCCGAAAATGCTGACACGGGGTACGCTGTACGCCGCCAATTTTCTGGTTGGGGCAAAGGAACCAGTGAAAGTTCTTCTTGAAAAGATGCTGCATGCGCCTACAGGCATGGTCAACATCAAGGCCTAATCCAGTCGTATTTTTCAAGAATTGATTTTCAAGGGCAGCCAGAGACCTTTCTCCTCACGGGAAATCTCCAACATTCAGATGAGTTGCTCCATGACGGTTGTCAGCGGTTCACCGACATCGTGATTGTCATAATTTGCTCTCCGGTGTCGAACAGCCCCATGACAACGGCATGCGGGCAATGCTCTGCTACCGTGACCGCATCAGACAAGGTAAGGTAGCGGATCGCTGATTGCACCCCTCGGCTCCAGCGTGTCGTCGCGACGCCCCCTTCCGTCAACATGCTGTATTCACTCAGGAATTCTCCGCTCCCCTGGCGACAGACCGAATACCCGAGAAACTGGGTGTTTTCTGGAAAGCCGAGAGTTTTCCGTACCTTTTCCAGGGAATTCCGTTCCTCACCCGATTGAAGGCCGACTTTCTTTTTTGTACCACCTTGCAACTTCAACTTACCCATTCGATTCCTTTACTCCTGGACGGCATGCCGAAAATAGACGCGGATGACACGAATGCAATGCAAGCACGCCCATTATACATCCAATGCCATAACTTATTGATTCCCGATATAAATCGGCCGAAAAGCGGATTCCTCGCGTTCCAGCCCCATCAATATTTCCTGTTGAATTCTGGGCTTATCCCGGGGCAGAATCCCATGAACATTGATATAATTGGTATAATGATCGCTGGTTAACGCAGAGGTCACCTCGAGCCGGTTCACCAACTCCAATGTTTCCCGCAACACGCCGTGTGGGCCGAGCATGTGAAATTTTCCGGCCAATATTTCCTCAAGAAGGGGCGTATTGTTTTTCGGCAGCAGGGTGCGCAAACGAATGAAGGTCGGATTGATTGCATTCAGCGCTGATGCGGTTTCATGGGCATGCTCACGGCTTCGCAATGTACCACCCAGTCCAAGCACTACATACTGACTCAACTCAATGCCCGCGTCCAGAACCATACGGCCCGCCTCAATCTGTTGCTGGCGGGATGTCCCCTTGCAGACATGGCGCAAGACACAATCATCACCTGATTCAAGACCGACATGGATGCGCGAAAGGCCGGCTTCTGCAAGCTGCAGCATACCAGCAAGGCCCTTCATGTGAATATACTGCGACGAGCCGTACACAGTCACCCGCTGCAAATTGGGGAAAACCTCATACGCATATCGGCATATCCGGCTCAATTGCTCCGTCTTCATGGCAATGGTGTTCCCGGCCGGAAAGAAAAGCGTGGTGACATGGTGTCCATACCGCTGAACGGCAAGATCCATGTCCTCACAGATTTCCTGGGTCGAGCGAATTTTAAAAGGAGGCCCTCCCTTATACACCATGCAGAAGGTGCATTTATTGTGAGGGCAGCCTACTGTTGCCGGAATAAGCAGTGAATCCGCTTCGCTGGGCGGTCTATAAATAGGCCCTTCATAACGCATGGCAGAAAAACCGGTTAGAGTGCAGAAATACCCGCCAAGCCGCGCCGGTAATGACTCGATCTGTGCCAGGAACTACTTTATAACATGTCTGTTCAGACTTTGCGTCTTTTGAAAACGGTCCCTTGTGCAGACAAGATGCAAGTAGAAAAGACCACTTAGAACAACTCACTGAGCAACAATGCACCTTATCGATACTCACTGTCATCTCGATGTTTCTCCAGTTTTTGACCGATTGCAACAGATTTTGCATCAGGCCAACGGCGTCGATGTTAATGAGTTTGTCATTCCCGGAGTTGATCGCGCCGGATGGGATCGCATTCTGCATTTGAGCCGCAGCAACCAAGGCATCCATGCCGCTCCGGGGTTGCACCCCATGTACCTCTCCCTGCATCGTTCTCAAGACCTTGAAGAGCTTGAGGCGCTCGCACAACGCGGCCATATCACGGCAATTGGGGAGATCGGCCTTGACTATTTTGTTCCCGACTTAGATCGTCACGCTCAACAACGACTCTTTGAACACCAACTTGATATTGCTGGCAAAGCGCAGCTCCCAATACTGGTCCACTGTCGCAAAGCGCACGACCAGGTACTGGCAACAGTGCGACGCAAGGCCTTTGCCCACGGGGGTGTTGTTCACGCCTTTTCCGGAAGTTTTCAGCAGGCGAATGAATACATCAAACTTGGGTTCGGTATAGGAGTGGGAGGAGTCATTACCTATGATCGCGCCAAAAAGGTTCGCAAAAACTGCATCGAACTCCCCCATAAATGGCTGGTGCTGGAGACCGATACACCGGACATAATCGTTGCACGTCACCGTGAAGAACCCTGCAACTTGCCGCAATATCTGCCGGATATCCTTGCCACGCTGGCGGAACTGCGGTTGGAGACGCAGGAAACGATCGCAGCGTATACCACGGAGAATGCGCGTCGTATTTTAGGGCTAAGAAAGAAGGACTCAATTGAAGATATCTTTACTGATGCCATTTTACCATCTTGCCAGCCTCATTCATCTGACAATGGCAAAAAGAGTGCTCAACTCCCGTAGCTATATTGAGATGAAATTCCAGGAAGAATGCCGACTCTTGCACCCAAGCTTCCACCTCTCCTCCTTCTCGCCAAGGCCTTGCTGCGGCACATTA
Coding sequences within it:
- the fliD gene encoding flagellar filament capping protein FliD, with protein sequence MTIQFGGLATGLDTSTIIEQLMEIERAPVTRLEADQTWLNNRLEAFQELDTRLKSFSDKIKDLNYSSTLLKRSVKQSSEEFVSASANSKAITGASYQVEVVSVAQVQKSVSEDGYADKDTARFGTGSLSFTVGGSSRSITLTDDNNSLEGLASAINEADIGISAAIINTGDAANPYRLSLTGTDVATEFSMDTSGLNGNEALSIGTPVQETSKALIRVDTVEITSDSNTLTEAIPGMTLDLLKAEEGTTTTLNVSVDKENIKTAIAAFAEGYNEVISFITEQSAFNGSEGGVLGGDASINAVKRQLQNLLTETTTNSGIFKTMSQLGFETQKDGTLVVNETTLNSAINNNLDDVATLLAGETGVTGIATKFKNYLYDTTNSGTGLYKIKKDSITSNLNKIDTSITKTEARLEMRQKMLEAQFSAMETLVSGLNSQSTYLTQQMENLSKMMSGGN
- a CDS encoding PilZ domain-containing protein, which produces MARIVELLNRIKDHAPTVVDIPANDGENYRCKAVLLKKDATTVELVFPPNSWEENNLSIGAQCHLAVEHEGQAINLIARLDQISGNRRLQLTPSEPVSPETLREYFRVMINIPIEASYIAGPREKNAKTWKMIGTTIDLSGSGVLAVFAERPQTLHNIQLVMTMPEDEPSIVCLADVVRTYRLRKNRYQVAFHFEVISSKTRDQVISCCLQEQRRQLRENVQTE
- a CDS encoding radical SAM protein — its product is MRYEGPIYRPPSEADSLLIPATVGCPHNKCTFCMVYKGGPPFKIRSTQEICEDMDLAVQRYGHHVTTLFFPAGNTIAMKTEQLSRICRYAYEVFPNLQRVTVYGSSQYIHMKGLAGMLQLAEAGLSRIHVGLESGDDCVLRHVCKGTSRQQQIEAGRMVLDAGIELSQYVVLGLGGTLRSREHAHETASALNAINPTFIRLRTLLPKNNTPLLEEILAGKFHMLGPHGVLRETLELVNRLEVTSALTSDHYTNYINVHGILPRDKPRIQQEILMGLEREESAFRPIYIGNQ
- a CDS encoding TatD family hydrolase: MHLIDTHCHLDVSPVFDRLQQILHQANGVDVNEFVIPGVDRAGWDRILHLSRSNQGIHAAPGLHPMYLSLHRSQDLEELEALAQRGHITAIGEIGLDYFVPDLDRHAQQRLFEHQLDIAGKAQLPILVHCRKAHDQVLATVRRKAFAHGGVVHAFSGSFQQANEYIKLGFGIGVGGVITYDRAKKVRKNCIELPHKWLVLETDTPDIIVARHREEPCNLPQYLPDILATLAELRLETQETIAAYTTENARRILGLRKKDSIEDIFTDAILPSCQPHSSDNGKKSAQLP
- a CDS encoding flagellin; the protein is MDITTVEGAADAIKAIDGALMQVDNMRGELGAVQNRFESTISNLSNVSENLSSARSRILDADIAQETSNMTKQNILAQAGVSILAQANQSPQLALSLLG
- the fliS gene encoding flagellar export chaperone FliS, producing MNGYVNQYLTNTVNSASPEQLMLMLYDGAIRFVSLGIQAIENGIIDKRAYYINKTSAIISEFAATLDHSHNPKLAEDLDALYSYMLNRLLAANLKNDTAPLIEVKKMLSDLRATWAQAIDINKQEMREAAGVEPATPGVHYKPLAAAM
- a CDS encoding flagellar protein FlaG encodes the protein MNIEAVGSNIASPPRTSEASQQVENKRQASQETTPSSSEEESQVQSEELLDQIKALTEDGLYSVRFEQESGIDDLVVKVVDRETDEVIRQIPPEELLKLTQKLKALAGNLIDTMS
- a CDS encoding PilZ domain-containing protein is translated as MRFPLDSLEFAQIDLQRDCLLTIDLPDQTLAVAAEINELLPPYLIQFTAKEIVTHTQDRKFFRVDATARVAASSLIPETMSRTGESWRLLGDTIDLSGSGLLCAFSDPLEKGSKVRIELTLPSQEMDVIRALGHVVRCKKIEEGLYHTALHFDMIDSESQDKIMACCFELQRRYLRLRVSLRQPDAGQ